In Phycisphaerales bacterium, the sequence CTGCTCAAACCCGCCGACTTCGACCCGTTCCACAAGCCATCCCGGCCCGTCAAGGTTGACGTGTCGGTCCTCAAAGACGTGTTCATCGACCGCCGCATGCCGGAGGTCGCCAAGGAGACTCGTGCATGAAGAGCCTGACCACCCGCCATTACGTCTATCTCGGTGCCCTGATCCTGCTGGCGCTCGTGCTCGCGTCGTGCGCCGGCCTGGACCTTGGCGACATCGTCAAGGTCAAGACGCCCAACACGATCCAGCAAACCACCGGCCTGCCGTCGACGCTGAGCCTCAACGAGGCCGAGGTTGAGTACCAGAACTGGTTCAACCTCACGCAAACGACTGGCGCGCAGTGGAAGGGCAACATAGAAAAGGCCGGTGAGATCCGCGGGTTGCTCGGCCAGCTCACGCTCTCGGCCCTCGACACCGTCGGCCCGACGATCGCAGGCCTACCCGTGCTCGGGCCGGCGCTTCCGGCACTCACCGGCATCGTCGGACTGTTCATCGGGTCGGGCCGTCTCCGCAAGGAGAAGGAGGCGTCGTTCAACAAGGGTCTGGAGAAGGGCAGCGGTCTCGCTGGCACCGGCGGCGGGACTGGCGGTCCGGCGGGGAGTGGTGCGTGATCACCATGCGGATCAAGGAGATGTTCTTCGACCGCCACGTCGTCATGGCGGCGGTCGACAACGCCAAGCGAAAGGTGCTCAGCAAGGCCGGCGCGTTCATCCGCACGGCAGCCCGCACCAGCATCCGCAAACGCAAGGGGTCGGCTCCTCCCGGGGCCCCGCCCCATTCGCACGAGGGCAGCCTGCGTCGGCTGATCCTCTTCGGGTACGACAAGCCCAACGACTCCGTGGTTGTCGGGCCGGTGGGATTCAAGAAGAGCGAGGCACCGAATGTCCTGGAGTACGGCGGCGACACCGTCGTGTTCCGCAGACGCGGCGGCAAACTCACATCGCAGAAAGTCAAGATCGCGCCGCGGCCGTACATGGCCCCGGCGCTGGAGAAGGAGCGGCCCAACTTGCCGCTCTTGTGGCGGAACTCGATCAAGAAAGGGTGATTGAACGTGGCCGATACGCGGGGCATCCGAGCCGGGCGAGCCTTCATTGAGCTGGGCGTCAGCGACAGCTCGTCGGCTGGACTCAAGGCAGCCCAGAAGAAGCTCGAAGCCTTCGGCGCTGGGCTGCGGTCGATCGGCACAAAGATGGCGGGTATCGGTGTCGCCGCGATCACGGCGCTGCTCGGCACCGCAAAGGTGTTCTCTGATTCGGGCGATGCTCTCGACAAGATGAGCGCCCGCACGGGCGTGAGCGTCGAAGCGCTCAGCGAGCTGGGCTATGCGGCGGATCTCTCGGGCACGGACATGGAGACGCTGGAGAACGGCCTCCGCGTTATGCAGAAGACGCTCACGGAGGCGTCACAAGGGTCCAAGGGGGCGAACGAGGCTCTCGCGCGGCTGGGGTTGACGGTGCAGGACCTCGCCAAGCTCTCGCCGGATGAGCAGTTCAAGCTGCTGGCCGATCGAATCTCACAGATCCAAGACCCGGCGCTCCGGGCCGCGATGGCGATGGAGCTCTTCGGCAAGGCCGGGACCAAGCTTCTTCCGCTGATGGCCGACGGCGCTGCGGGCATCAACGAGATGCAGGAGCAGGCCCGCAAGCTCGGGCTGACGGTGAGCACGGAAACCGCCCGTGACGCCGCGGAACTCAACGACGCGCTGGGCACGCTCTGGAAGGTCCTTAAGCAGGGTGTGTTCACCATCGGCGGGGCGCTCGCACCCACCATCAAGGACCTAACAGAGCGGATCACCCGCATCGTCGTGAGCGCCACGGCGTGGGTGAAGGCGAACAAGGAAACGGTCGTCTGGGCGCTCAAGGTCGCGGCGGCGGTCGCCGTCGCGGGGATTGCCATCGTCGGCCTGGGCTACATCATCTCGGGCATCGGCGCGGCGCTCGGCATCGTGGCCGCTGTCATCGGCGGGATCGGCACGGCGTTCAGCCTGATCGGAGCCGCAATCGGCGCGGTGCTCACGCCGGTGGGCCTGACGATCGCCGCGATCGTGGCGCTGGGCGGCACGCTACTGGTCGTCACCGGCGCTGGTGGCGAGGCGCTGTCGTGGCTGGCTGAGAAGTTCACCGAACTGCGTGACTGGGTCGGCAAGGTGGTCGGCGGCATCTCCGACGCCCTCGCCGCCGGCGACATCGCATTGGCCGCCGAGATCCTGTGGCTGTCGCTCAAGGTCATCTGGCAGCAGGGCGTGGCGGCGCTCAACAAGGCGTGGCTGGGGGCGAAGGAGTTCTTCGTCTCCACGGCCTACTCGATGTGGTACGGGGCGCTGGCTGCTGCTGAGATTGTCTTCCACGCCCTCGAGGTCGCGTGGATCGAGACCACCGCCTTCCTGTCAAAGACATGGACCAACTTCGCCACGGGCTTCCAGATGATCTGGGAGGAAGCCTCGTCCTGGGTCGCCAAGCGGATGCTGGAGATCCAGGGGCTGTTCGATGACGGGCTCGATGTTGAAGCCGCCAAGAAGGCGGTGGACCAGCAACTCGAATCCCGGCTCGTCGAACTGGAGAACGCTGCCCAGCAGTCGGTGACCGCACGCGACAAGGAACGCGAGGCCCAGCGCCGGGACGCCGCCGCCATGCACGAAGCAACACTGGCGGGCATCGGCCAGGACTTCGAGAACGCGCAGGAGGCCCTTCGCAAGGACACGGCCGCAGGACTCGCCGAGTCGCAGGCCGGGCTGGATGCCGCGAAACAGAAACTCGCCGCTGCAATCGAAGAAGCCCGCAAGAAGCGCGAGGCCGCCGATGCCGAGAAGGGTCCCGGTCGCCCGCAGCGGGATCTGCTGGCCGACTTCGAGGACCGGCTCTCGGGACTCGGCGCGGCCATCGGCAAGGGCATCAGCGTCACCGGCACGTTCAGTTCCGCGGCTGTCTCGGGCCTCGGCACCGGTGGCGATGCCGCCGAGCGCACGGCCACCGCCACGGAGGCGACGGCCAAGAACACCAAGCGTCTGCTGGATGCCAGCGTGGACAACGGACTGCGGTTCGCCTGATCCCCACTCCAGGAAAGGAGGTCATCACTCGTGCCGGTTGAGGTCTTTGAGAAGTTCGAGAGCCGCCGCTCCACCAAGGCGAACCAAGCATCGCAGTCGTCTGCGGAGCTCGGCTACATCGTGCGCGGCACTGCGGATGATCTCGTGGCCCGCAACGCGGCGCAGACCGCCTCGCCCGCGACCTACGACAGTCTGGCTCGGCAGAACGTGCAGATCGAACCGCTCGGTCCGCAACTGTGGGACGTTACCGTCCGCTATGGCTCCAGCGACAGCGGCGGGACACCCACGCCCAGCGAGGCATCATTCAACTTCGAGACCGGTGGCGGCACGCAGCACATCACACAGAGCAAGGACACGGTGCAGTCGCGGGCGGCATCCGGATCGACCGCGCCGGACTTCGGTGGCGCGATCGGTGTGACCGCCGACGGCGTGGACGGCGTGGACATCACCGTGCCCGTGTACCAGTTCTCCGAGACGCACTACTTCTCCGATGCGCAGGTTACCGCGTCGTACAAGGGGGCGATCTTCAGTTGCACCGGCAAGACCAATGCTGGCGGCTTCAAGGGCTTCGCTCCCGGCGAGTTGTTGTTTCTCGGTGCGACCGGCTCGAAGCGCGGGGACGGCCCCGACGACGACTGGGAGATCACCTTCCGGTTCGCCGCCAGCCCCAATGAAACGGGGCTCTCGGTCGGCACCATCACCGGCATCAACAAGAAGGGGTGGGAGTACCTGTGGGTCCGCTACGCCGACGCGGAGGACACCGGGTCCGGCGCGATCATCAAGAAGCCCATCGCCGCCTATGTCGAGCGTGTGTACGACGACGCCAACTTTGGAGCCCTGGGGATCTGAGCCCCGTTACCCATGCCTGACGATCTTCGCAAAGTCCGATCCGGTGATCCACTTCGCCTGCCCGCGGGCGCGTACAACGCGTTCGTCGATGCGGCGGTTGATCTGCGCCGGCGTCAGGGGCGCGGCGAAGCCGTCGCTGGCCCGCTCATGGAAGCGGCACAGCGCGGCATCGTGCTGGTGCGCAACGACTCCGACGAGGAGATCGAGCCGTACCACGCGATGGCGATCACCGGCGTGCTCGTCGAGCCCGGCGAGGACGACCAGGAGCGGACATTCCAGAGCCGCACGCCCCTGACGGGCGACATCGCCACGGAGGAAACCGCCGGTCCCGCGTTCGTTCTCGCGCTCCAGCCCATCAAGCCCAACAAGCTCGGGCGCTGCGTGCTCACGGGCGTGACGGTGGCGCGGGTGTTCATCAACAACGAGACGGACACGACCTGCGAGCTCGCGGCCGACGAGACGGTTCTGGCCAGCACGCCCATGGGCGGCATCCCGATCCTCTGGAAAGAAGAGGGCACCGGCGAGAAGTGGTCAGTCCTTGAACTCGGCCGCCCGTCGGCCGGGCGCGTGACCGCGATCCTCGGCGCTGCCCAGGCGATCCCGACCGAGCGCAACCGCTGGCGCTATCCGTGGGTTGAAGCCCAGATCGACGGCAACCCCGGCAGCGAGACCTATCTCCGGTATGTGGCCATCGAGGGTGGCCTGTCGTCCCAGCTCGCCAGCGGCGGTGAGGACCCCACACGTCTGGCGCTCAACCGCTTCGAGGCCCACCACATGAACGACTCCGAGCCCGGCTCCGGGTTCGGCGGCCTGCTCGGGCTGGGTCCGGTGTGCGAGTTGCCCGGCGTGCTTCCCAAGTGCCCGCCCGCGCGGTCGCTCAAACCCAAGCTCGTGCCCATTCCCGAGGGCGTGTGCGTGCAGCTGACCTGCGAGCGCAACAGCAAGGGCAAGCCGGTGTGGGTCTTCGAGGCCATGAGCCTCATCGAGATCGCCGACCCCGCCGACGAGGACCGCAAGTTCAACCTCTACATCGGAGGTGCGGAATGACGACGACCCCGACGACTCTGGACACTCGCCGCGAGAAGGAACGAGCCAAGTACGTGGCGCTGGCCGCCAAGCCCGGCTCGACGTACGGCTCGACCAACCACGGCAAACTTGCCGTCCCGATCATCCAGAAGTTCACGCCGAGGTTCGTCGTGGACTTCGGATGCGGCCGCAACGACCTCGTGCGTGACCTGCGCCGGCTGGGGATCGACGGCCTGGGCGTGGACTTCGCGTTCCCGGATGCGGACCTCGTGCGCCCGATGCACAAGACCGCGCTGCACACGGGCGTGGCGGACGTCGTCACGAGCTTCGACGCCCTCGAGCATCTGCTGCCAGAGGACGTAGACGCGGTCCTCGCGGAGATGCGCCGTGTGGCCAAGCCGCGCGGCAACTTCGTGTTCTCGATCTGCACCCGGCCCAGCAAGACCACCGTCGCCGGCGAAGGTCTGCACCCGACGGTGCGCCCGCTGGATTGGTGGCTCGACCGAATCGGTCGTGTCGCCACCGTGATCAACCCGCGAGCTGATCGGCGGTTCATCGTCGGGCGATTCAAGGGTGGAAGTGATCGGGGGGGTGGGGGGTGCTGCGGTGCGTGAGAACCAGTCTGACATTGCGGCGCTCCAGGCCGGTCTGAAGGCGCGTAAGCCGGCGCGTGATGGCCTGCGCCTTTACACCGCCGACTTCGACTCGGTATCGCTCGGCGGGTTCTATCGCGGGCGTTCGGCATTCCTGATCCTGTCGGGGCCGTCGCTCACGCAGCTCGATCTCTCGGCGCTCAACAAGCGCGGCATCGTCACGATGGCCGTGAACAACGCCTGGGCCGTGCATCGCCCGACGCTGTGGACCTGCGTCGACGATCCCGGCCGCTTCATCGATACCGGCTGGAAGGACCCGGGCATCCTGAAGTTCGTGCCCACGTGCATGTGGGACAAGCGGCTCCGCATCCAGGGCGCTGACGGCGCGATGCGTAACAGCGCGTTCAGGGTCCGGCAGATGCCCAGCGTGATGTTCTTCCGCCGCGCCGATCACTTCGACCATGAGCGGTTCCTGACTGGAGACAGCGTCCCGTGGGGCAACGACGCCAATAACCCCGACTCTTTGGGCATCACCGGCAAGCGCTCGGTCATGCTCGTGGCACTCCGCCTCCTGCACTACCTCGGGTTCTCGACGGTGTACCTGCTGGGCTGCGACTTCAAGATGGCCGAGGACCGCAAGTACGCCTTCGCCGAGAACCGGGCCGCCAACGCAATCCGGCACAATAACGTGCTGTATGACTCGCTGGCCCGGCGGTTCGAAGCCCTCAAGCCGCACTTCGAGAAGCACCGCTTCCGCGTAGTGAACTGCTCGCCCGGCAGCGAGCTGCAGGTCTTCGAGCGCATGGAGTTCGCCGATGCTGTCGCGGCCGCGTCGGCAGAGTGCGGCAAGCCTGTGAACACGCAGGGCTGGTACGAGCCGAATGTGAAGCCCCAGGAGGCCGCACGATGAGCGACGGCCCCACACGCTACTACCTCTATATCCCGGTCTGGGCCACGGGCCGCGCCCCGCAGGGCGGCGGATCGAGCAACTACTCGACGCCGTCGGAGTCGCCCGACTCGTCGTACAGCACGTACTCGACGCCCACCAGCACGCCGAGCATGCCGCCGAGTTACTCGACGACGGGCGATGTGATCTACACGACCGGACCGGGCGGCACGCCGACGCTGACGTTCTACACCACCGATGCGTTCACCAGCAACACGCCGGGCACGACGCACACGCCGTCGAGCACGCCGAGCGATACGCCGTCGAGCAGTGGTGGCATGTCGTCCACGGGAATGTCGAGCAGCGGCGGTTCAAGCGGAATGAGCAGTTCCGGCGGCGGCAGTTCGTCCGGCATGAGTTCTTCGGGCGCTTCGTCGGGCATGAGTTCCGGGGCGTCCAGCGGCATGTCGTCGGGTGCGAGTTCGGGCATGTCCTCGGGCGGATCCTCTGGCGGATCGTCCGGAGGAGGCAGCTCCGGCGGCGGCTCGTCGGGCGGGGGCGGGTCCAGTGGCGGCGGCAGCGGCCCGGGCGGCTCGGGTCCCGGAGGCTCCGGCCCTGGCGGTTCTGGGCCGGGAGGGTCGGGCCCTGGGGGAAGCGGGCCGGGTGGTTCCGGGCCCGGTGGTTCCGGGCCGGGTTCCAACTGCGTGCTGGCCGGGACGCCGGTGCGGCTGGCCTCCGGTCAGACCGTGCCGATCGAGCATCTCAAGCCGGGCGATCGGGTCGCGGCGCTGGACGTGGCGGGCCTGGATCGTGATGTGCCGTGGCGGGCGCAGTACCAGTGGCTGCGTCAGCGAGCCGAAGCGGTGCTCACGCCTGTCACTGGCTCCGTGGCCAGCGTCACGGTCGGCACGCACGACGGGTTCATCACCGTCAACGGTCGCCTGCGGCTCACGCCCGAGCACCCGGTGCTCTTGCGCCGCGGCGATGAGGTCGGGTTCGTGTCGGCGGAGTTCGTGCTCGTCGGCGACTATCTCGTGCGGCACGACCTCAGCGAAGAACGCGTCGAGACGATCAGCCGCGCCGGCGATCGCGTCACCACGGTCGCGGTGCATGTGCCCGGCCTCAACGTGTTCCTTGCCGACGGCGTGTGGGTCCACAACGACATGCCCGCGACGCAGGCGACCGGCTCAGGATCGGCCTCTGGATCAGGGTCTGGCTCTGGCTCGGGATCAGGCTCCTCCAGCGGCAGCGGGTCCGGCTCCGGCAGCGGCAAGTCCAGCGGCTCGTCCATGTCGAGTTCTGGAAGCTCGTCTGGGTCTGGCAGTTCGTCTGGTTCCTCGAGCGGCAGCGGGAGCGAAAGTGGCTCGGGCCCGCCCGGTTCCGGCTCAGGCTCCGGCAGCGCCCAGCAGTCGGTGGCGCTCGGCGAGGGCGCGTCGTCGTTCATTGAGGGAGGCATGGAGGGCGTGCCGCCCGCCAAGTGGCAGCAGAGTGGATTGAGCAGTGGCATCGAAGAGGAGGTGAAGGCGTGATCCCGAAGGTCATCTACACGGCCGACTTGTCCGAGTCCCCCGACCGTCAGCGGCTTGCCGCGTGGAAGCACGCGTGGCAGACGCTGCATCCGGAGTGGGACATCGTCACATTCACGCTGGACAACCGGCCGCCGATCCTGAACCACGATCAGTGGCAGCAGACGCTCGACCTCAGCGAGCCCGCGGCGTCGGCGGCGCGGCTGAACCTGCTGCGATACGAGGTGCTCGCCCGCGAGGCCGGCGTGTTCGTCGATCCCGATCGCCTGCCGCTGCGTCCGCTGGATGAACTCGTCGCCGGGGTCGGCGCGTTCTGTTCCACGATCGCCAGCCATGGCGCGAGCCGCCCGCACATGCTCTCGCCATCGGTGCTTGGTGCGACGCGGAACCACCCGATGCTCTGGCACGCGATCCGCGACCTGCCGCACTCGGTGCTGGTCTATCGCGGCGTGTGGGACCAGAGCGGGCCAGGTTTCCTGACTCGCGTGGTCCGCGACCACGGACACTTCCGCGACGTGGTGCCGTTCCACTGGGCGCTTTTCGAACAGGGCGAAGCAGCCGCCAAGGCTCACGGCGGGGCGTTCGGGTTCGTGACCGGCAAGGCGGCGGAGGCTGCGGCTTGAAAACCACCGCAACCGCCACCTCGATCCCGCGGGTCCTGCACCAGATCTGGCTGGGCAAGGGCGAGATGCCCCTGCACCAGCGGCGCTGGCGTCGCCGCTTTGCCGAGATGAACTCGCATTGGGAGATGCTGCTGTGGACGGACGAGAACTTGCCGCCGATCCTCAATCGCAACGCTTGGGCAGCGTGCGGCCAAGTCGGCGGCACGCCCGGCTGCGTGATGCGCTCGGACATCCTGCGCCTCGAAGTCCTGGCCCGCTTCGGAGGTGTCTATCTCGACACCGACGTGAAGCCGATCCGGCCGCTCGACGAGATGTGCCCGCCCGAAGTACGAGCGTGGGCCGCATGCGAGCAACTCGACATCGTCTCCAACGCGGCGATGGGATTCCCCGCCAAGCACCCGGCGATGTGGCACGCGGTGGCGATGATCGAAGAGTCGTTCTTCGAGCGCCGGTATGTCGGCGATCAAGCCGGGCCTGGGCTACTCGCTCGGGTGGTCACCCAGTACGACGACATCGCGCTCTACCCGCCCGCGTACTTCCACCCGACCGTCGGGGAGTCGAAGTCGAATCCCGACGCGAAGCACTTCCTCCTGGGCGCACACCTCTTTGCGGGGACTTGGGTGGAGGAGAATCGACCGAAGCACAGAGTCTTGTGGAACGCCAATGCCTGACCGCTCAACGAGCGTGGCGTAACCGAAGACTGTTGAGCACCACGCTCACGCTGCTGAACGCCATCGCCGCGCTCGCAATGATCGGCGAGAGCAACCACCCCGTGAACGGGAACAGCACGCCCGCCGCGATGGGAATGCCGACGATGTTGTAGATAAACGCCCAGAACAGGTTCTGTTTGATCGTCCGCATCGTCGCGTGCGAGAGTGCGATGGCCTGGGGCACAGTTCGTAGGTCACCTCGCATCAGCGTGATGTCCGCGGACTCCATCGCTACATCCGTGCCTGTTCCGACCGCAAGGCCCACATCGGCCTGCGCGAGGGCGGGAGCGTCATTAATGCCGTCGCCGACCATGCCCACGACGTGACCCTCGGCCTGGAGAGCCTTGACCTTGTCCGCCTTGTCCTTGGGCAGGACGTCGGCGAAGACCACATCGACACCGACCTGCGAGGCGACCGCCTCCGCCGTCCGTTGGTTATCGCCGGTCATCATGACCACGCGCAGCCCGAGCGCGTGCATCGTGGCGATGGCCTCCTTCGACTCTGGCCGCACCGTGTCGGCGACGGCCACGATCCCGGCTTCGCGGCCGTCCACGGCGGCGAACATGGGCGTGCGCCCCATCGCCGCCAGAGCAGCGGCCGTCTCCGCCAGCGTGGAGCGGATACCGCGCTGCTCAAGCAGCGCGGCCTTGCCGACGAGTACAGCGCGGCCGTCCACCGTGGCCTCGACCCCGTGTCCGACCACGGCCTGGAAGCCGATCGGCTCGGTGAGAACCAGCCCGCGTGCCGCGGCCTCTCGCACGATGGCTGCGGCGAGCGGGTGCTCGCTGTGCTGCTCTGCTGATGCGGCCAGCCGCAGCAACTCGCGTTCCTCGAGCGGGCCACCGGGTGCCGGGATAATGTCGGTCACGGCGGGCTTGCCGTGCGTGATCGTGCCCGTCTTGTCGAGCACGATGGCGGTGAGCTTGTGGGAGGTCTCAAGGGCCTCGCCGCCCTTGATGAGAATGCCCTTCTCCGCGCCACGCCCCGTGCCCACCATAATCGCCGTTGGAGTCGCCAGCCCCAGGGCGCACGGGCACGCGATGATGAGGACGGAGACGGCCGTGACCAGCGCCATGCTGAGGCGCGAGTCCACCGGCGATGCGAACCACCAGACCACGAACGTCACGAGGGCGATTGCGATGACGATCGGGACGAACACGCCGCTGATCTTGTCGGCCAGACGAGCGATCGGTGCCTTGCTGCCCTGCGCCTCCTGCACGAGCCGGACGATCTGCTGCAGGGCCGAGTCGGCCCCGACCTTGGTCGCGACCAGCCGCAGCGCGCCGGTCGTGTTCATCGTTGCGCCAAAGACGCTGTCGCCGGCCGCCTTCTCGACCGGCACACTCTCGCCGGTGAGCATGGACTCGTCCACGGCGGACTGGCCGCTCTCGACGTTCCCGTCCACGGGGATCTTTTCGCCGGGACGCACGAGGACGCGGTCACCCACGACCACGGATTCGATCGGCACATCCTGCTCGGTGCCGTCTCGCATGACGCGAGCGGTCCTGGCCTGCATACCGATGAGCCGCTTGATGGCCGCGCTGGTCCGGCCCGTGGCCCTGGCCTCAAAGTACTTCCCCAGCAGGATCAGCACGATGATGACCGCTGCGGCCTCGTAGTAGACCGGGACCATCGTCATGCCGCCCATCGCGCCCTCGCCGTGCGACGCGCTCGCGACGGTCCCGCCCACACCCGCAAAGAACCCCGGCCAGATCGTCGCCGCGAGCGAGTAGAAGTACGCCGCACCGGTGCCCATCGCCACCAGCGTGTCCATGGTGGCGCTGAAGTGCCGGAGGCCCTTCC encodes:
- a CDS encoding methyltransferase domain-containing protein; its protein translation is MTTTPTTLDTRREKERAKYVALAAKPGSTYGSTNHGKLAVPIIQKFTPRFVVDFGCGRNDLVRDLRRLGIDGLGVDFAFPDADLVRPMHKTALHTGVADVVTSFDALEHLLPEDVDAVLAEMRRVAKPRGNFVFSICTRPSKTTVAGEGLHPTVRPLDWWLDRIGRVATVINPRADRRFIVGRFKGGSDRGGGGCCGA
- a CDS encoding copper-translocating P-type ATPase, whose translation is MTCASCANRIEKRLAKQAGVSSANVNFATKVATVKYDPAATGPEKLAKAVDDIGYKAVVPPARHNAVNPAHGHAGHDHAAMLAAQTTEEHAGHAMSGGTGGEDHSAHMNVGEAETRRLLTKMIVGAALSLPVLVITMSHGKIEAFNVPWINWLQLALTTPVMFWCGWQFFRSAWKGLRHFSATMDTLVAMGTGAAYFYSLAATIWPGFFAGVGGTVASASHGEGAMGGMTMVPVYYEAAAVIIVLILLGKYFEARATGRTSAAIKRLIGMQARTARVMRDGTEQDVPIESVVVGDRVLVRPGEKIPVDGNVESGQSAVDESMLTGESVPVEKAAGDSVFGATMNTTGALRLVATKVGADSALQQIVRLVQEAQGSKAPIARLADKISGVFVPIVIAIALVTFVVWWFASPVDSRLSMALVTAVSVLIIACPCALGLATPTAIMVGTGRGAEKGILIKGGEALETSHKLTAIVLDKTGTITHGKPAVTDIIPAPGGPLEERELLRLAASAEQHSEHPLAAAIVREAAARGLVLTEPIGFQAVVGHGVEATVDGRAVLVGKAALLEQRGIRSTLAETAAALAAMGRTPMFAAVDGREAGIVAVADTVRPESKEAIATMHALGLRVVMMTGDNQRTAEAVASQVGVDVVFADVLPKDKADKVKALQAEGHVVGMVGDGINDAPALAQADVGLAVGTGTDVAMESADITLMRGDLRTVPQAIALSHATMRTIKQNLFWAFIYNIVGIPIAAGVLFPFTGWLLSPIIASAAMAFSSVSVVLNSLRLRHAR